A DNA window from Verrucomicrobiota bacterium contains the following coding sequences:
- a CDS encoding type IV pilus twitching motility protein PilT → MSESNYQTYLDTAVEEGWLTTDDSQAWAAWLTENQVSDPLATLVEQGVLTPEQIAWIDSPSSPDEEEETEQVDTEPVQTGGSTPQEQVQEPEREVALGDDGLLPFLNDYLKVAKQMDASDFHFGVSSPPLMRLHGKLQPIFPDSKPLEPEQTEAKIFDMISEVQKKQLLDSGEIDFSYDIEGTGRFRSSIVKQRLGYDAVFRLINSKVRTMDELGIPEHLKILTKFQNGLVLITGPAGSGKSTTMAAFIEEVNRQRHDHIITLEDPIEYVFEPSGCHISQREVHTHTESFSAALRGALREDPDVIMVGEMRDLETISLAITAGETGHLVFGTLHTSSAGRTLDRVLDAFPVEQQAQIRTMVAGSLRGIVSQQLIPRIDGSGRVLALEILINTMACASLIREGKTFMLPGVMQTGKKAGCRTMDDALKQLLLDELISAEEAYARADQKDMFKEYLPEAVKEPI, encoded by the coding sequence GTGTCAGAAAGCAATTATCAAACCTATCTAGATACTGCGGTAGAAGAGGGCTGGCTTACGACCGATGATTCTCAGGCTTGGGCCGCATGGCTCACCGAAAACCAAGTTTCTGATCCTTTGGCCACACTGGTGGAGCAAGGAGTCCTCACTCCAGAACAAATTGCATGGATCGACTCTCCTTCCTCCCCTGACGAAGAGGAGGAAACAGAGCAAGTAGACACAGAACCCGTCCAAACAGGAGGATCCACTCCTCAGGAACAGGTTCAAGAACCTGAAAGGGAGGTCGCTCTGGGTGATGACGGGCTTCTCCCCTTTTTGAATGACTATTTGAAAGTAGCCAAACAGATGGATGCATCGGATTTCCATTTCGGAGTATCTTCCCCACCCTTAATGCGATTGCACGGCAAGTTACAGCCCATTTTCCCCGATTCTAAGCCATTAGAACCAGAACAAACCGAGGCAAAAATATTCGACATGATTTCTGAGGTGCAAAAAAAACAACTCTTGGACTCGGGCGAGATTGATTTTTCTTATGATATTGAAGGCACCGGGCGTTTCCGGTCGAGTATCGTCAAACAACGTTTGGGTTATGATGCTGTTTTCCGCCTGATTAATTCCAAAGTACGGACCATGGATGAGCTCGGGATTCCCGAACACCTAAAAATCCTGACAAAATTCCAAAACGGGCTTGTCCTGATCACTGGCCCCGCAGGGAGTGGAAAATCCACGACAATGGCCGCATTTATAGAAGAGGTCAACCGCCAGAGGCATGACCATATTATCACCCTAGAAGACCCGATCGAATATGTCTTTGAACCCAGCGGCTGTCACATCAGCCAGCGCGAGGTCCATACCCATACAGAATCATTTTCCGCCGCCTTGCGCGGTGCCCTGCGTGAAGATCCGGATGTGATCATGGTGGGTGAGATGCGTGACCTCGAGACGATCTCACTGGCGATCACCGCTGGCGAAACCGGGCACTTAGTCTTTGGCACACTCCATACCAGTAGCGCCGGGCGTACCCTCGACCGTGTCTTGGATGCCTTCCCTGTCGAACAACAAGCCCAGATCCGCACAATGGTGGCCGGTTCCCTGCGCGGGATCGTCTCTCAGCAACTCATCCCCCGCATCGATGGTTCCGGGCGTGTGTTAGCTTTGGAAATCCTCATTAATACGATGGCTTGCGCCTCCCTGATCCGTGAAGGAAAAACATTCATGCTCCCTGGGGTCATGCAAACCGGGAAAAAAGCTGGGTGCCGCACAATGGACGACGCACTCAAACAACTCCTCCTTGACGAGTTAATCAGCGCTGAAGAAGCCTATGCGCGTGCTGACCAAAAGGACATGTTTAAAGAATACCTCCCTGAAGCTGTAAAGGAGCCCATCTAA
- a CDS encoding carboxy terminal-processing peptidase, whose translation MKFTHSLKIIAVLTVLLPSLAFSEDISTNKTDKSFVFHEPKTVSREIKTESFIVTKLLEENHFAKKPITDAIARETLLNYLKALDGAHLIFLQSDVDEILKMAPAVRNGLLKQDLSLPFQIFERFQKRVDERLVLVNEIMKEKFKFDGDDTIVLDREKAAWPKTEEEARDLWKRYIKFQVLQEKLNKEPLNKALDIVKRRIDRQLKSVNEMDASEIVTTYLNALVKNYDPHSEYQSPDAFNEFKISMKLSLTGIGAVLSTEDGYTKIISLSTGGPADRDGRLKPGDKIIGVAQADLEFVDCIDMKLKKVVSMIRGPKGTKVRLRIIPADATDPAQRKIIELIRDEIKIEAQEAKAKLIQWTAQDGKVHKFGVLDLPMFYSDPDDKGENGKSLTKDTRKLLDELNKQGVEGVIVDLRRNGGGDLKEAIKLTGLFVTNGPVVQVKDEKGNIEVFEDTDKNVQYSGPLIVLTSHGSASASEIFAAALQDYNRALMVGEKSTFGKGTVQALIELKRFYQTNDSGAMKMTVQKFYRIAGGSTQLKGVIPDVQLPSLFDVLDIAEKSLDSPLPYDEIPSTKFSNYNNMNPGITDQLSKKSLARIEKNPDYKYILEDIKIQESRPKDRPISLNEKTRMDEKNADKARIEARKKERLARKTMNVKVLQMTVDKPVPHEIPPEEIAKKKKEREAARDKNGEDDPFEDMPEIDPALDESYNILFDYIQTTQKNEA comes from the coding sequence ATGAAATTCACTCACTCACTCAAAATTATCGCAGTATTAACGGTTCTTTTACCATCTTTGGCTTTTTCCGAGGATATATCGACAAACAAAACGGATAAATCCTTTGTATTTCACGAGCCAAAAACCGTGTCTCGGGAGATCAAGACAGAATCATTTATCGTTACAAAACTCCTCGAAGAAAATCATTTCGCAAAAAAACCGATTACTGATGCCATCGCTCGTGAAACCCTATTAAACTATCTTAAAGCATTAGATGGTGCCCATTTGATTTTCCTCCAGTCGGATGTCGATGAAATACTGAAGATGGCTCCGGCTGTCCGTAATGGACTTTTGAAACAGGATTTGAGTCTTCCTTTTCAGATTTTTGAAAGGTTCCAAAAACGGGTGGATGAACGTCTGGTTCTGGTCAATGAGATCATGAAAGAGAAATTCAAGTTTGATGGGGACGACACGATTGTCCTTGATCGTGAAAAAGCTGCTTGGCCTAAGACCGAAGAGGAAGCACGAGACCTTTGGAAACGGTATATTAAATTCCAGGTCCTCCAGGAAAAACTCAATAAAGAGCCTTTGAATAAAGCCTTAGATATTGTCAAACGCCGGATCGACCGTCAGCTTAAGAGTGTCAATGAGATGGACGCGAGTGAGATAGTCACGACCTACTTAAATGCCTTGGTGAAAAATTATGATCCGCATAGTGAGTACCAGTCGCCGGATGCCTTTAATGAGTTTAAAATCAGTATGAAACTCTCCCTCACCGGGATCGGAGCGGTCCTGAGTACGGAGGATGGTTATACGAAAATCATCTCCCTTTCAACAGGGGGGCCTGCCGACCGCGACGGACGATTAAAACCCGGTGATAAAATTATAGGGGTGGCTCAAGCTGATCTGGAATTTGTCGATTGTATCGATATGAAACTCAAAAAAGTCGTGTCCATGATCCGAGGACCCAAAGGAACAAAAGTCCGTTTGCGTATTATCCCGGCTGACGCGACTGATCCGGCTCAAAGGAAAATTATCGAGCTTATCCGGGATGAGATCAAGATTGAGGCCCAAGAAGCAAAGGCGAAATTGATCCAATGGACAGCGCAGGATGGGAAAGTCCATAAATTTGGAGTTTTGGATTTACCCATGTTCTACTCCGATCCTGATGATAAAGGTGAAAACGGTAAAAGTCTGACCAAGGATACACGGAAATTACTGGATGAACTCAATAAGCAAGGGGTAGAAGGGGTCATTGTGGATCTCCGCCGTAATGGGGGAGGGGATCTTAAAGAAGCCATTAAACTCACAGGCCTTTTTGTGACAAATGGGCCTGTTGTACAGGTCAAGGACGAGAAGGGAAATATCGAGGTGTTTGAGGATACCGATAAAAATGTCCAATATTCAGGCCCCCTTATCGTCCTGACAAGCCACGGGAGTGCTTCAGCCTCGGAGATTTTTGCCGCAGCTTTACAAGATTATAACCGGGCATTGATGGTGGGTGAAAAAAGCACCTTTGGTAAAGGCACGGTCCAAGCATTGATCGAGCTGAAACGTTTTTATCAAACCAATGATTCCGGGGCGATGAAAATGACCGTCCAGAAATTCTACCGGATTGCCGGTGGCTCGACCCAGCTCAAAGGGGTTATTCCCGATGTTCAATTACCCAGTCTTTTTGATGTCCTGGATATTGCCGAGAAATCCCTCGATAGTCCCTTACCTTATGACGAGATTCCTTCCACGAAGTTCAGTAATTATAATAATATGAATCCCGGGATTACCGATCAACTCAGTAAAAAGTCATTGGCAAGAATTGAAAAAAATCCAGATTATAAATACATCCTTGAAGATATCAAAATCCAGGAATCCCGTCCCAAAGATCGTCCAATCTCTCTCAATGAAAAGACCCGCATGGATGAGAAAAACGCTGATAAGGCGAGGATTGAAGCCCGTAAGAAAGAAAGGTTAGCCCGCAAGACGATGAATGTGAAGGTCCTTCAAATGACTGTGGATAAACCTGTGCCCCATGAGATTCCACCGGAAGAAATCGCTAAGAAGAAAAAGGAACGTGAAGCGGCTAGAGATAAGAATGGTGAGGATGATCCCTTTGAAGATATGCCCGAGATCGATCCTGCTTTGGATGAAAGTTATAATATCCTCTTTGATTACATTCAAACCACCCAAAAGAACGAGGCTTGA
- a CDS encoding type IV pilus twitching motility protein PilT, translating into MSKIDRVFKLMIEKGSSDLHLHEGKPPLARVHGEIEPISDEIMTRELIYAMLSEISGAERWDKFMQCGDLDFAYQMDENNRFRANFYKQVSGAGAVFRIIPTKILTLEQLGMPQVIKEFGQLRSGIVLVTGPTGSGKSTTLAALIDYINTTMSKHIVTIEEPIEFVHRNKQSVITQREVHVDTKSFKSGLKAALREDADVILVGEMRDLETIALALTAAETGMLVFGTLHTNNAQKTIDRIIDVFPANQQPQVRTMLSSSLRGVVAQLLMKRIDKPGRLAVNEILFCNLAVSAIIREGKTQKLGDVIGGGSGEGMQLMDDCIAQRLMEGKVSPVEAYMKSIDKTRFENFLPKDQPIGA; encoded by the coding sequence ATGTCAAAAATCGACCGCGTTTTTAAACTCATGATCGAAAAAGGTTCCTCAGACTTACACCTCCATGAGGGAAAACCCCCCTTGGCCCGTGTCCACGGGGAAATCGAACCCATCTCCGATGAGATTATGACCCGTGAACTCATCTATGCTATGCTCAGCGAAATCTCAGGGGCCGAACGTTGGGACAAATTCATGCAATGTGGGGACTTGGACTTTGCTTATCAAATGGATGAAAACAACCGTTTCCGGGCAAATTTCTACAAACAAGTCTCAGGAGCCGGAGCCGTTTTTCGTATTATCCCGACAAAAATCCTGACTTTGGAGCAGCTGGGCATGCCGCAGGTCATTAAAGAGTTTGGTCAATTACGCTCTGGGATAGTCCTCGTCACTGGTCCTACCGGTAGCGGGAAATCCACTACACTTGCGGCCTTGATCGATTATATTAATACCACCATGTCCAAACATATTGTGACGATTGAGGAACCGATAGAATTCGTCCATCGAAACAAACAAAGTGTCATTACCCAGCGGGAAGTCCATGTCGACACAAAATCCTTTAAAAGTGGATTAAAAGCCGCTCTGCGCGAAGATGCCGATGTCATTCTTGTCGGTGAAATGCGTGACTTGGAGACGATCGCCCTCGCCCTCACCGCTGCGGAAACGGGCATGCTGGTCTTTGGCACACTCCATACAAATAACGCCCAAAAAACCATCGACCGTATTATTGATGTCTTCCCTGCAAATCAACAACCCCAAGTACGTACCATGCTCTCCTCCTCCCTGCGAGGTGTAGTGGCCCAGCTCTTGATGAAGCGCATTGATAAGCCCGGGCGCTTGGCAGTGAATGAAATCCTTTTCTGTAACCTTGCCGTGAGCGCGATTATCCGTGAAGGGAAAACACAAAAACTCGGGGATGTCATCGGGGGTGGGTCCGGTGAAGGAATGCAACTCATGGATGATTGTATCGCCCAACGCCTCATGGAAGGGAAAGTCTCCCCTGTAGAAGCCTACATGAAATCCATTGATAAAACCCGCTTCGAGAACTTTCTGCCCAAAGACCAGCCCATCGGCGCGTGA
- a CDS encoding glycoside hydrolase family 31 protein, translating into MNTRALDSLNITRSSVTTATLVQKIPHGLILQTRAICSTKKHIYSADGDINKHRHMTGLGDQIKGSLKIELISDDAVRVRYSEGNTVPENKTPMVVGALPPAGKVAFAEFKDESGGKKKNGITLTTKTICVKVMLEPFRIEIFDRKGKLLTGIGGEEKNFFCNWDAINTGLCHSLESKSPIGVECFDLAHDEAIYGFGEKFIHLNKVGQTIDLDMTDALGVITPRSYKNIPFYASTKGYGVYFNHSSRMTFWVGSRSTVNIQAAIEDDFLDYTIFTGSLKKILSDYTTITGKGCLPPKWSFGYWQSKISYSGAEETLEIARNLRKHKFPCDVIHLDTYWFERDWYCDLQFSKDRFPDLAGYFAQMKALGINISLWQLPYIPEHNDLFDRLAAVDGFVKTTGGEIFNLGLCFTPGFKGRVGVIDFTHPKAVEIYKGELIRLFKIGASVIKTDFGEAAPAEGVTYYDGTPAHQMHNLYPLLYNKAAFEATQQTRGEGLVWGRSAWAGNQRYPLYWGGDNSANFANMPAQLAGGLSFGMSGFAFWSQDTGGFIGEMGGVLFLRWLQMAVFLSHMRIHGFGMREPYNLPPKARAIAKKFLHLRYRLLPYIYGQAQECVKSSLPMARALVLEFQNDPVTRHIDDEYLFGSNLLVAPIFDESAQRTVYLPEGRWYDWWTGKVWEGKQWINVKAPLDRIPLFVREGAVIALGPVLQYVNEKTVDQLELIVAPLSQDGKKTTTLSIDDRFVTATYTCLKGKHTIKIPKANCPIKIKVLGGKHKIRVE; encoded by the coding sequence ATGAATACACGAGCCCTTGATTCACTTAATATTACCCGTTCATCCGTCACGACAGCCACCCTTGTCCAGAAAATCCCCCATGGATTGATCCTGCAGACCCGAGCAATTTGCTCCACTAAAAAACATATTTATAGTGCCGATGGTGACATTAATAAACATCGTCACATGACCGGTTTGGGCGATCAAATCAAAGGTTCTTTAAAAATCGAACTCATCTCTGATGATGCTGTCCGCGTGCGGTATAGCGAAGGCAATACCGTTCCTGAAAACAAAACCCCTATGGTCGTGGGGGCACTCCCCCCCGCCGGGAAAGTCGCTTTTGCGGAATTCAAAGACGAATCCGGCGGAAAGAAAAAAAATGGTATCACTCTGACGACCAAAACAATTTGCGTGAAGGTCATGCTCGAACCCTTCCGGATCGAAATCTTTGACCGCAAGGGCAAATTGCTGACGGGTATCGGTGGGGAAGAAAAGAACTTTTTCTGTAACTGGGACGCCATCAATACCGGCCTGTGCCATAGTCTCGAGAGCAAAAGCCCGATCGGCGTCGAATGTTTCGACCTCGCCCATGATGAAGCCATCTACGGCTTTGGTGAGAAATTCATCCACCTGAATAAAGTCGGGCAAACCATCGATCTCGATATGACCGATGCCCTCGGGGTCATTACCCCGCGCAGCTATAAGAATATCCCCTTTTACGCCAGCACAAAAGGTTATGGGGTTTATTTTAACCACTCCAGCCGCATGACATTCTGGGTCGGAAGCCGCTCCACCGTAAATATCCAAGCCGCCATAGAGGATGACTTCCTCGATTACACGATTTTTACGGGTTCCCTGAAAAAAATCCTCTCAGATTATACGACGATTACGGGAAAAGGCTGTCTGCCCCCAAAATGGAGTTTCGGTTATTGGCAGAGTAAGATCAGTTATTCTGGGGCTGAAGAAACCCTCGAGATCGCGCGCAATTTGCGTAAACATAAATTCCCCTGCGATGTCATCCACCTTGACACCTACTGGTTCGAGCGCGACTGGTATTGCGATCTCCAGTTTAGTAAGGATCGTTTCCCCGATCTGGCCGGTTATTTTGCGCAGATGAAAGCCCTCGGTATCAATATCTCCTTGTGGCAGCTTCCCTATATCCCTGAGCATAATGACCTTTTCGACCGTTTGGCGGCTGTGGATGGATTTGTCAAAACCACTGGAGGCGAAATCTTCAATCTCGGCCTGTGTTTCACGCCCGGATTCAAAGGCCGCGTCGGAGTCATTGATTTTACTCATCCCAAAGCCGTGGAGATTTATAAGGGTGAACTCATCCGTCTTTTCAAAATAGGGGCCTCAGTCATCAAAACCGATTTTGGTGAAGCCGCCCCCGCGGAAGGTGTCACTTATTACGACGGCACCCCGGCCCACCAGATGCATAACCTTTATCCCCTGCTCTATAATAAAGCCGCTTTCGAAGCCACACAGCAAACCCGTGGCGAAGGCCTCGTCTGGGGTCGCTCCGCTTGGGCCGGCAACCAACGCTACCCCCTTTACTGGGGCGGGGATAATAGTGCGAATTTCGCAAATATGCCTGCGCAACTTGCGGGAGGACTCTCCTTCGGGATGTCCGGTTTCGCCTTTTGGAGTCAGGATACCGGCGGATTTATCGGAGAAATGGGTGGTGTTCTTTTCCTGCGCTGGTTACAAATGGCTGTATTCCTCTCCCACATGCGCATCCACGGGTTTGGTATGCGTGAACCCTATAATCTCCCGCCAAAAGCTCGGGCGATTGCCAAGAAATTCCTCCATCTCCGTTACCGCCTGCTCCCCTACATCTACGGCCAGGCACAAGAATGTGTGAAATCTTCCTTGCCCATGGCCCGTGCCCTCGTTCTGGAATTCCAAAATGACCCAGTCACCCGCCATATCGATGACGAATACCTTTTCGGGAGCAATTTGCTCGTCGCTCCGATTTTTGATGAATCCGCCCAACGCACGGTTTACCTGCCTGAAGGCCGGTGGTACGACTGGTGGACAGGAAAGGTGTGGGAAGGCAAACAATGGATCAATGTCAAAGCCCCGCTGGACCGTATTCCCCTTTTTGTCCGCGAAGGCGCAGTCATCGCTCTCGGCCCTGTCCTCCAGTATGTGAATGAAAAAACGGTCGATCAACTCGAACTCATTGTCGCTCCCCTGTCCCAAGACGGTAAAAAGACGACCACCCTCTCCATTGATGACCGGTTCGTCACTGCGACCTACACCTGCCTCAAAGGTAAACATACGATCAAAATCCCCAAAGCAAATTGCCCCATCAAAATCAAGGTCCTCGGCGGAAAACATAAAATCCGGGTGGAGTAA